The Thioalkalivibrio nitratireducens DSM 14787 DNA segment TCGAACGCCACCCAGCTGCTCGACCTGTCCGCTGCGTGGCTGGATGTCGGCGACTACAAGACCGGCGCGGGCGAACGCCTGGACGACAGTGGCACCGACCAGGGGGCCCTGCATCTGCGTTACCGCGCGCGGCTTGCACCCGGGCACGAGGTGCAGTTGCGTACCCAGCGCGACCGGCGCGAGGATGTGTGGTACCTCGCCTCGAGGCGCTTTCTCGAAGATCCGATCGTGCCACCGCCCGGAACCGGGCTGCACCAGCCGGACGGCCTGAACACGCATTACACCCCACGCCAGCAGCGGGATCTGGTCGAAGGCCGTTACGAGGGCGAGCTCGGCGGCCCGTGGGGCGCGCGCCTGACGGCGTCGCTCTATCGTCAGGATCTGGAGCGCGGCAACTACGACTGGAACCGTGAGCGCGCCCAGGACTACCGAACATCGGACACCGATTTCGACACCCGGGGCGGCCGCCTGCAGGTCGAACTGTCGCCGCATCCGCGCCACGTGGTGTTGGCCGGCGTCGAGGGCTGGCAACTCAAAGCCTCCCCCGTCTCCTTCGTGGGCTTCGCACCCGATTTTCAACCCGACGTCCGGATGCAGCTGATCGACAACGGACGCCTGGAGTCCCGCGGGGTGTTCGTGCAGGACGACATCTACCTGCACGACTTCACCGTGACCCTCGGCGCCCGCTACGACGAGGTCGAGGGCAGCGCCGACCGCGCGCTGGGCGTAACCGCGCCGCTGGACAAGACGGACTACAACCTGTCGTGGTCCGCCGGCGTGATCTGGGAGCTCGATCGCGGTTTCAGTCCCTTTGCCAGCGTAGCCGAGGGGTACCGCTCGGCAGGGCTGCTGGAGCGCTACCTGACCTACCCCTACAGCGACGGCTTCACCTGGTTCAGCAATCCGCAACTCGAGCCCGAGCGCAACCGCAGCGTAGAGGTCGGGGCACGGGGCCAGATCGGAAACACCCGCTACACCGTCGCGGCCTACGAGAGCCGCGTGCGCGACTACATCGGCGGACAGGTGATCGCCCCGACCGTGAAACAGACCGTGAACCTGGACAGCGCGAGGATCCGGGGCGCCGAGTTCAGTGTCGATCACGACCTCGGCGACGGTCTGTCGGCCTTTGCTTGGGGAACCTGGCTGCGCGGCGACAACCGGGATCCGGCGTTCCGCGAACCCCTGTACCAGATGCCGCCTTCCGAATTGAGCGTGGGTCTTGCGCAGCAATCTCCCCGTGCATGGCAGTGGCGGGGACAGGTCCGTACCGTGGCGAAACAGGATCGCACCGCGGATCGGTTCAGCGGGGGATCCGAACGCAAGACCCCCGGCTTCACGACCGTCGATGCAGCGGTCGGCTACCGCTTCGGTCCGTCCACCGGACTGAAGGGCCAAGAGCTGACGTTGTCGGTCACCAACCTGTTCGACCGCGATTACCGCGAACACGTGAACGAAATGACGCAAGACCGGATCGACCCTGCCAATGGCGTCCAGGATCTGCGGGCGCCCGGTCGCAGCATCGGGCTGACCTGGTACGCGGAGTTCTGACGGCGGGCATCAGGCACTGAGCGCTCATTCGGGGTCAGGGTAAGTGTCGTTGCGTTGCGGCAGGGCCGCGCACTGCACCCTCCCCACCCCCTCCCTCGCGATCGGGGGCGGGGCTTTTCTACCCTCTCCCGCTTGCGGGAGAGGGTCACCAGGTCTCAGCAGCCGCCGAAGCCGTCGCTGTCCATCTTTGCCTCGAACGCGGCCAGCGCATCGCCGCCGGTCTTCAGGTCTCCGGTCTCGCCATCCCAGTCATCCGGCTTGATCTTCACGAGCCAGCCCTCGCCGTAGGGATCCTCGTTGATCAACCCGGGCTTCGCGGCCACCGCGTCGTTGGTCGCGACCACCTCACCGGAGACCGGCGTCTTCGCCGGCCCGACCCATTTGCCCGACTCGACGGTGGCGCAGGACTTGTCCTTCTTGACCGCCTTGCCGACCTTCTTCGGCGTATAGGAAACGATCTGCCCGGCCAGCGAGCACGCATAGGAGGTCAAACCCACGGTAGCGGTTCCGTCGCTCTCCTTGCGGATCCAGACATTATTGTCAATGTTGTAAAGCAGGTCCTCAGGAACCTCACAGCCCCGCACTACGCCCATGATGCCCTCCAGAAATCAAGAAATGAGATGGAACTAAAAGGTAAGTGTCTTGTCGCTTTGCAAAAGCAGGTCGGCAAGCTCGCTGGCCCGGTTCACCTCATCGACCTCGGGAATGAGGTCGGTGGATGGCTCGATTTTATACCCCGGCAAAGCGGGGTGGCAAACATGCAGCGCGACACCCGCACGCTTTGCATCGCGAATGAAATCGATAATCGGTTTTCCGCCCTCCATGGCCGCCATGCCCTCTGCAACGCCGGTCTGCATCAGGCGCACACCCTCCATCGTGAAAAAAATCCGCACCTCGTTGTCCATCGCGGCTAGCACCGAACCAAGATAGAACGGTGTCGCACAGCGTGCCGGCTCGGAGGGCCCCGAAGTCATAATGATCACGACCTTTTGTCCCTCGTTGTCGAGATAGTGTTCCGCCGTCATCAACATGACCCTCGAACTCAGCGCGTGCTGCGCTGGCAATGGATGTCCTCGTCGCGCACACGGTGGCAATAGCCGTCTTCGGCCTCGTCGCCCGTAAGAAATGCGCGCAGCGCGGCGTCGGCACCCTCCACGGCCTCGACGCGCGCGATCCAGGCATTGTACGGGTCCGAATTCAGCAGGACCGGATTCTCCAGCACCTGCGAATTGGCTTCGACGATCGTGCAGTCGATGAAGTTCGGGACCGGGCCAGCCCACTTTCCGCTCTCGATCGTGGCCACCGGCTTGCCCGGCGGGCGACGCGTACCAGGCCGGCGGACCCGCACATGAATGATCTTGCCCGCGATAGTCTGTGCAAGGTCGGTCATACCCACGGTCAGGGTGTCGTCGTCCTCGCGCCGGAGCCAGACCTGGAACTCGTCGTCATAAAACAGTTCCGGGTGAAACTCGCAGCCGTTGCATTCCATCGATGGCCTCCTGTCGGACCTGCGGCCCGTCGCGGCGAACACGCCCGGCGGCGGGTAAACGCCGCGCTCGTCCTCCCCACTCCGACGCATTGCAGGGCGCAACAGGCCAGAGCCCGTGATCCGCCGCTCGGCGCCCGGGCAAACCCGAACGTACGCAACGCCAGCGCCGGCCAGTTCGCGTGACTTGGCGAACGACGATTCGCCCTTCCGCCCCACCCGTCACCGGAGAACCGCGACCCAATCGCCCACCGGGGCGCTTCCTCAAATGACGCCCTTCTCCTTCAGCAGGCCGATCGAGTCGCTGACGTTCTCGTGGATGCCGAGCTTGCGCGGGGACAGACCCAGCGCCAGACCCAGCAGCTGGGTGAAGTACAGCACCTTGACGCCAGTCCTGATCCCGAACTCGGTCTCGGCACGCACCTGGTGCATTTCGAGGCCCGAGTGACAGGTCGGACACTCGGTCGCGATGACCTCAGCGCCGGAATCCTCCGCCGACTGCAGCAGGTTCAGCACCAGCTGGGTCGAGGTGTCGGAGTCCGACAGCGTGTGCGCACCGCCGCAGCAGGCCGTCTTCAGCGGGTACTCAACGTTCACCGCGCCGGCCGCGGCGAGCAGGTCGTCCATGAAATGCGGCTGGTAGCTGGACTCGGAGCCGGGACCCTGGTCCTTCTCGGGGAAAATCTGCCGCGGCCGCGTATACATGCAGCCGTAGTAGTTCGCGATCCGGATCCCGTTCAGGCTCCTGGTCATCCTCTGCTTGATGCCGTCCGGTCCCAGCTCCTCCATCAGCCACTCGAGCAGGTGCAGCGTGCGCACGTCGCCCGTGTACACCGGGTCGTCTGCCTTGCGCGCGAGATCCTGCACCGTGTCCATCACCTGCTGCGAAGTCGCGGTCTCGAACTCGGCCTTCTTCAGGTTGTGGTAGCAGCCGTTGCAGGGCGCCATCACGGTGTCGAGCCCCATCTGTTCGGAGGCGATCGCCAGGTTGCGCGCGGACAGGTACGTCTGCAGCATCGGGTGGACGTTCTTCACCTCCATCGCGCCGCAGCAGTTGTAGTCGCGCAGGTTCTCCATCTCCAGGCCCAGCGCCTTCACCAGGTGCCGGGTCGAGCGGTCGTAAGGGCCGCCGGACCCCTCCAGCGCGCAGCCGGGGTAGTATGCAACCTTAGCCATGTGCGGCCTCCTTCTGCTCGCGGACGTAGGCCTTCAGCACCTCGCCGGTCTTGCCCCAACTCTTCGTCTTCGGGGTGAAGACCACGTTCGTACCGAGGCGGACCAGGTGCGCGACCGGCAGCCTCTTGATCATCCGCTTCGTGAACTCGACGAGCCAGCCCTGCACCAGCGGCTGCCCGCTCTCCTTGAAAAAGTTCTTCATCACCTTGGAGTCCTCGATCCGCCCGTAGTCGTAGACCTGGTCGGTGAACTCCTCGTCGAAGATGCGCGACGGCGACTTCTCGGTAATGCCCTCCTCTTCCAGCCAGTGCGAGA contains these protein-coding regions:
- a CDS encoding glycine cleavage system protein H; protein product: MECNGCEFHPELFYDDEFQVWLRREDDDTLTVGMTDLAQTIAGKIIHVRVRRPGTRRPPGKPVATIESGKWAGPVPNFIDCTIVEANSQVLENPVLLNSDPYNAWIARVEAVEGADAALRAFLTGDEAEDGYCHRVRDEDIHCQRSTR
- a CDS encoding glycine cleavage system protein H, whose amino-acid sequence is MGVVRGCEVPEDLLYNIDNNVWIRKESDGTATVGLTSYACSLAGQIVSYTPKKVGKAVKKDKSCATVESGKWVGPAKTPVSGEVVATNDAVAAKPGLINEDPYGEGWLVKIKPDDWDGETGDLKTGGDALAAFEAKMDSDGFGGC
- a CDS encoding CoB--CoM heterodisulfide reductase iron-sulfur subunit B family protein, with translation MAKVAYYPGCALEGSGGPYDRSTRHLVKALGLEMENLRDYNCCGAMEVKNVHPMLQTYLSARNLAIASEQMGLDTVMAPCNGCYHNLKKAEFETATSQQVMDTVQDLARKADDPVYTGDVRTLHLLEWLMEELGPDGIKQRMTRSLNGIRIANYYGCMYTRPRQIFPEKDQGPGSESSYQPHFMDDLLAAAGAVNVEYPLKTACCGGAHTLSDSDTSTQLVLNLLQSAEDSGAEVIATECPTCHSGLEMHQVRAETEFGIRTGVKVLYFTQLLGLALGLSPRKLGIHENVSDSIGLLKEKGVI
- a CDS encoding DsrE family protein, coding for MLMTAEHYLDNEGQKVVIIMTSGPSEPARCATPFYLGSVLAAMDNEVRIFFTMEGVRLMQTGVAEGMAAMEGGKPIIDFIRDAKRAGVALHVCHPALPGYKIEPSTDLIPEVDEVNRASELADLLLQSDKTLTF
- a CDS encoding TonB-dependent receptor plug domain-containing protein: MRRNATAVLSLTAAIAAAVAHADEALVLEPVTVTAKGYEALVSETAASVNVIEADEIRRREARTLGDLLRGEPGVSLAVDGSVGVDPIIRGLKRDQVLVLIDGVRVNAMQPPARGSLASYVNVDLVERIEVIRGPGSVLYGAGAMGGVINIITRGGRFTDEPDVSGWTRLGYTSVDDGFRGAVGTSLSNATQLLDLSAAWLDVGDYKTGAGERLDDSGTDQGALHLRYRARLAPGHEVQLRTQRDRREDVWYLASRRFLEDPIVPPPGTGLHQPDGLNTHYTPRQQRDLVEGRYEGELGGPWGARLTASLYRQDLERGNYDWNRERAQDYRTSDTDFDTRGGRLQVELSPHPRHVVLAGVEGWQLKASPVSFVGFAPDFQPDVRMQLIDNGRLESRGVFVQDDIYLHDFTVTLGARYDEVEGSADRALGVTAPLDKTDYNLSWSAGVIWELDRGFSPFASVAEGYRSAGLLERYLTYPYSDGFTWFSNPQLEPERNRSVEVGARGQIGNTRYTVAAYESRVRDYIGGQVIAPTVKQTVNLDSARIRGAEFSVDHDLGDGLSAFAWGTWLRGDNRDPAFREPLYQMPPSELSVGLAQQSPRAWQWRGQVRTVAKQDRTADRFSGGSERKTPGFTTVDAAVGYRFGPSTGLKGQELTLSVTNLFDRDYREHVNEMTQDRIDPANGVQDLRAPGRSIGLTWYAEF